The following proteins are co-located in the Paenibacillus sp. FSL H8-0079 genome:
- a CDS encoding LysM peptidoglycan-binding domain-containing protein produces the protein MLNQPYGLRFDIYERVHLSEGVPAIEELEEIELYPRIQVIGQDDHATLRGHLLLTGAYRGENEASEELKHFIPVEITVPLNRVRSIEDISIEIENFDVDLLSNRSLNITGVLSLRGIEGFPVEEPQVWSADEFTVVHSPDPQQSNRSDEADQPAGDPNAFAQEYLLQRSEEERLANAAELAYGAPEFADLQEYANASSAEPLQSEEQSAEYANENRQPDANEDLASLAANGDELASHEQYSEPSPISSFMAETADRLASYPESEPLLPLEEEPSAWSEPSVDALPANPRSSDQEASEVPAQSSNELAAPDVPDAPDVWHFESARSVPQQENQAVADVPVESQAENWQGVFASSEPGNAEEERPAFEATGVDEFVQNEAFVPEPVAETEDKPELKVAFGSKKESAPRQEEGVGISSLLSSGRATRDAEVERGDEVPAGVVQEEAYPPDDVEWKNLFLGTIVDQTPFRKVKLCIVQREDTLDAIADRYQLSTRELQLYNRLSEQVVEEGQILYIP, from the coding sequence TTGTTGAATCAACCTTATGGTTTGCGGTTCGATATTTATGAGCGCGTTCATTTGTCTGAGGGAGTCCCTGCAATTGAGGAATTGGAGGAAATTGAACTATACCCGCGCATTCAAGTCATAGGGCAGGATGATCATGCCACGTTAAGAGGACATCTTTTACTTACAGGTGCGTACAGAGGAGAAAATGAGGCTTCAGAGGAGCTCAAACATTTCATTCCTGTGGAGATCACGGTGCCGCTGAACCGGGTCAGATCGATTGAGGATATTTCCATCGAGATCGAAAATTTTGACGTGGATCTGTTATCCAATCGCAGTCTGAACATTACAGGCGTGTTATCACTGCGAGGCATCGAGGGCTTTCCTGTTGAGGAGCCTCAAGTATGGTCGGCAGATGAGTTTACAGTTGTTCACTCACCTGACCCTCAGCAATCCAACCGTTCCGATGAAGCAGACCAGCCAGCCGGCGATCCCAATGCATTTGCACAAGAGTATCTGCTCCAGCGGAGTGAGGAAGAGAGACTTGCGAATGCAGCAGAACTTGCATATGGTGCCCCGGAATTCGCTGATCTGCAGGAATATGCGAATGCGTCTTCGGCCGAGCCACTTCAGTCCGAGGAGCAAAGTGCGGAGTACGCTAACGAAAACAGACAACCTGATGCAAACGAAGATCTTGCATCTCTGGCAGCGAATGGAGATGAATTGGCATCCCATGAGCAATACAGCGAACCTTCTCCTATCTCGTCATTTATGGCCGAGACCGCTGATCGGCTAGCTTCTTACCCTGAGTCGGAACCATTGCTGCCTCTGGAGGAAGAGCCTTCTGCGTGGTCCGAGCCTTCCGTGGATGCATTGCCTGCGAACCCGAGAAGCTCAGATCAAGAAGCCTCTGAGGTGCCTGCGCAATCATCTAATGAGTTGGCAGCACCAGATGTACCGGACGCACCGGACGTATGGCACTTCGAATCAGCCCGATCTGTACCTCAGCAGGAGAATCAGGCAGTTGCTGATGTTCCGGTTGAATCACAGGCAGAGAACTGGCAGGGTGTATTCGCTTCGTCCGAACCAGGCAACGCCGAGGAAGAGCGGCCGGCTTTTGAAGCGACTGGGGTAGACGAGTTCGTGCAGAACGAAGCATTTGTTCCTGAACCTGTAGCTGAGACGGAAGACAAGCCGGAGCTGAAGGTTGCTTTTGGCAGCAAAAAAGAATCTGCACCACGGCAAGAGGAGGGCGTAGGTATCTCTTCCTTGTTATCCTCTGGCAGAGCGACACGCGATGCTGAAGTGGAGCGAGGCGACGAGGTTCCTGCTGGTGTAGTACAGGAAGAAGCATATCCTCCTGATGATGTAGAATGGAAGAATCTGTTCCTGGGAACGATCGTGGATCAGACCCCATTCCGCAAGGTGAAACTATGTATCGTTCAGCGAGAAGATACACTGGATGCCATTGCAGATCGATACCAATTGAGCACGAGGGAACTTCAGTTGTATAACCGATTATCTGAGCAGGTTGTGGAAGAAGGTCAGATATTGTACATCCCTTAA
- a CDS encoding RluA family pseudouridine synthase, whose product MTIKSWKRRGEWLELMPGKAVTSSSDKQMAAEQWLLSELQFPEKLLRQLKANRGIQLAGDRLRLALFASQPIDVEPRWAEVDVLYEDDFCLVMHKPAGMKLHPDGSRADQAITLDHAVASYYEMNGIQASVRHVHRLDEDTTGPVLYAKNAFALAKLDEAMRRKKIGRHYVAIAGGQIPLELHKIHAPIGKDRHHKQRRRVSEGGQEAVTHVEIVEVWERATLVRLKLDTGRTHQIRVHLSYVGHPLIGDELYGGRADVIGRQALHGEVLRFSHPLTGAMIEVNDPWPSDFTQLAELEGSY is encoded by the coding sequence ATGACCATCAAAAGTTGGAAACGCCGCGGGGAATGGCTTGAGCTGATGCCAGGGAAAGCCGTAACAAGTAGTTCCGACAAACAGATGGCCGCAGAGCAGTGGCTATTGTCTGAGCTTCAGTTTCCGGAGAAACTGCTCCGTCAGCTTAAAGCAAACCGAGGAATACAACTCGCAGGGGACCGGCTTCGGCTGGCCCTTTTTGCGTCCCAGCCAATCGATGTTGAGCCACGCTGGGCTGAGGTAGATGTACTGTATGAGGATGATTTCTGTCTGGTTATGCACAAACCGGCAGGCATGAAACTGCATCCAGATGGAAGCCGTGCTGATCAGGCGATCACGCTGGATCACGCGGTTGCCTCCTATTATGAAATGAACGGAATTCAGGCGAGCGTACGCCATGTTCATCGACTGGATGAGGATACAACCGGGCCTGTCCTGTATGCCAAAAATGCTTTTGCCCTCGCCAAACTGGATGAAGCGATGCGTCGCAAAAAGATTGGTCGCCATTATGTAGCCATTGCAGGTGGACAAATCCCCCTTGAACTTCACAAAATTCATGCTCCGATTGGCAAGGATAGACATCACAAGCAGCGCAGACGTGTCTCGGAAGGTGGACAGGAAGCTGTTACTCATGTGGAGATCGTCGAAGTATGGGAACGAGCAACCCTTGTACGATTGAAGCTGGATACAGGACGAACACACCAAATTCGCGTACATCTGAGTTATGTAGGACATCCGCTTATAGGTGACGAGTTGTATGGTGGGAGAGCGGATGTCATTGGGCGGCAGGCGCTTCACGGAGAAGTGTTGAGGTTTAGCCACCCGTTAACTGGAGCTATGATTGAAGTGAATGACCCTTGGCCATCCGATTTCACACAATTGGCAGAGCTAGAGGGGTCTTACTAA
- the hemL gene encoding glutamate-1-semialdehyde 2,1-aminomutase — protein MTAQQGYRRNDERSRSAFEEAKQYIPGGVNSPVRAFKSVGLTPIYAERGEGSKIYDIDGNVFIDYVGSWGPLIMGHAHPDVVEALRETALKGTSFGAPTLLETEMAKLVCERVPSIDIVRMVNSGTEATMSAIRLARGVTGRSKILKFEGSYHGHADSLLIKAGSGVATLGLPDSPGVPEGVAVNTITVPYNDLESVRLAFERYGEELAAVIVEPVAGNMGVVPPASGFLEGLRSLTTQYGSLLIFDEVMTGFRVGLNCAQGRFGVTPDLTCLGKVIGGGLPVGAYGGRRDLMEQIAPTGPIYQAGTLSGNPLAMAAGYTTLKLLTPEVYDRLETLSARLQAGFEKNAAETGVAITINRVGSMVCPFFSAVPVTNYDIAKESNLDQFRRYFAAMIDQGVSVAPSQYEGMFVSGVHTEQDIDDTIEANRKALQSL, from the coding sequence ATGACTGCACAACAAGGTTATCGTCGTAATGATGAGCGCTCACGCAGCGCATTTGAAGAAGCGAAGCAGTACATACCCGGGGGTGTGAACAGCCCTGTACGCGCATTCAAATCGGTGGGACTTACCCCGATCTATGCAGAGCGTGGCGAAGGGTCCAAAATCTACGATATTGATGGCAATGTTTTTATTGACTATGTGGGATCGTGGGGTCCACTCATCATGGGACATGCACACCCTGATGTTGTAGAAGCTTTGCGTGAAACAGCTCTTAAAGGAACAAGCTTTGGTGCACCTACTTTGTTGGAGACCGAGATGGCCAAACTGGTCTGTGAGCGTGTACCTTCCATCGATATCGTACGGATGGTGAATTCCGGTACAGAAGCAACGATGAGTGCCATTCGACTGGCACGCGGGGTAACCGGACGCAGTAAAATTCTGAAGTTTGAAGGTTCATATCATGGACATGCGGACAGCTTGCTAATCAAGGCGGGTTCAGGTGTTGCAACGTTGGGTCTGCCAGATAGTCCAGGCGTGCCTGAAGGCGTAGCTGTGAATACCATTACGGTGCCTTATAACGATCTGGAGTCCGTGAGACTTGCTTTTGAACGTTATGGGGAAGAACTGGCCGCTGTTATTGTGGAACCTGTGGCGGGCAACATGGGGGTTGTACCTCCGGCATCCGGTTTTCTAGAAGGCTTGCGCAGTTTGACGACGCAATATGGCAGCCTGCTCATTTTTGACGAAGTTATGACCGGTTTCCGTGTTGGGTTGAACTGTGCTCAGGGACGGTTTGGTGTTACGCCTGACCTGACTTGTCTAGGTAAAGTTATCGGTGGCGGACTCCCGGTTGGTGCTTATGGTGGTCGTCGGGATCTGATGGAACAGATTGCTCCAACAGGACCAATCTATCAGGCAGGTACACTGAGCGGGAACCCGCTGGCTATGGCAGCAGGATATACGACGCTCAAATTGTTAACACCAGAGGTCTATGACCGTCTGGAGACACTGTCCGCACGTCTGCAAGCAGGCTTTGAGAAAAATGCAGCGGAGACGGGTGTCGCGATAACCATTAACCGTGTGGGTTCCATGGTTTGTCCATTCTTCAGTGCCGTTCCCGTAACCAATTATGATATTGCCAAAGAAAGCAATCTGGATCAATTCCGTCGTTATTTCGCGGCCATGATTGATCAAGGTGTGAGTGTTGCGCCTTCGCAATACGAAGGTATGTTTGTCTCTGGTGTGCACACGGAGCAAGATATTGATGATACGATCGAGGCGAATCGGAAGGCTCTTCAATCGCTATGA
- the hemB gene encoding porphobilinogen synthase, with protein MSFPIIRHRRLRQSTGIRNMVRETHLTVDDFIQPIYVTYGENVKSEIKSMPGVFRFSLDRLQEEVTEIAELGIPAVLLFGIPETKDSVGSSGFAEDGIVQEATRLIKSWYPELLVVADTCLCEFTDHGHCGMVHTVEIDGHICGDVLNDESLDLLVQTAVSQAKAGADIIAPSNMMDGFVQAIRAGLDENGFSHIPIMSYSVKYASAFYGPFREAADSTPQFGDRKSYQMDPANAREALREAETDVLEGADMLMVKPSLSYLDVMRTIKDQFDLPLVAYNVSGEYAMVKAAAIQGWIDEKKVAMEILLSMKRAGADMIITYYGKDASRWLAEK; from the coding sequence ATGAGTTTTCCTATTATACGGCATCGCCGTTTACGCCAATCCACAGGTATTCGTAATATGGTCAGAGAGACCCATTTAACCGTAGATGATTTTATTCAACCGATCTATGTGACGTATGGAGAAAATGTGAAATCCGAAATCAAATCGATGCCTGGCGTGTTCCGCTTCTCGTTGGATCGTCTTCAAGAGGAAGTAACGGAAATTGCCGAGCTTGGAATTCCAGCGGTGCTATTGTTCGGTATTCCGGAGACCAAGGACAGTGTGGGTTCATCTGGTTTTGCTGAAGATGGCATTGTTCAGGAAGCGACAAGATTGATCAAATCCTGGTATCCAGAGCTGTTGGTTGTTGCAGATACTTGTCTGTGTGAATTCACGGATCACGGTCACTGCGGTATGGTACACACCGTGGAGATTGATGGTCACATCTGCGGAGATGTGCTGAATGACGAATCACTGGATCTGCTCGTGCAAACAGCGGTGTCCCAAGCCAAAGCAGGAGCGGATATTATTGCACCATCCAACATGATGGATGGATTTGTACAAGCGATCCGTGCCGGGCTGGATGAGAATGGATTCAGTCACATTCCGATCATGTCCTATTCCGTAAAATATGCATCCGCATTCTATGGCCCATTCCGCGAGGCAGCAGACTCAACGCCACAATTCGGGGATCGCAAGTCGTATCAGATGGACCCGGCCAATGCACGCGAAGCTTTGCGTGAAGCCGAAACGGATGTGCTCGAGGGAGCGGACATGTTGATGGTAAAACCATCCCTTTCGTATCTGGATGTCATGCGTACCATCAAAGATCAATTTGATCTTCCACTTGTCGCTTATAACGTTAGTGGCGAGTATGCCATGGTAAAGGCAGCGGCGATTCAAGGCTGGATCGATGAGAAGAAAGTCGCGATGGAAATTCTGCTCAGCATGAAACGTGCAGGTGCAGATATGATTATTACGTATTACGGAAAAGACGCCTCCCGTTGGTTGGCTGAGAAATAA